In the genome of Etheostoma cragini isolate CJK2018 chromosome 5, CSU_Ecrag_1.0, whole genome shotgun sequence, the window CAACTTCTTTAAATAGAACCACATATAAATATAGAACCACATATAAATATAGGTGTTGGGACCAGAATATATACAAAAACCAAAACCGGAACAGCGCTTCGCCATTGTGGAGCTTTAATAACCAAAGAATGACTCCATAAACTTACAGTATATCATATTCactatttacatatatattttaaccaaaataacttttataaatTAATAGATTTGATCTTGAAGTGCATCATTTCCTGGTAAGCTTTGTCTTTTCAGTGAGAAAATAGATTCACCAGATGGAAGGTTTCCATGCAGAGTCCCATCTCAGTTTGACATCATCTGTAGTACAGAGCCATGAAAGGTGTGTGAGTGAGGTGAACACCACCAGTCCCACAGGACAGCCCAGAACCAGCCTGACTGCAGCCCAGAACCAGGCCCAGCTCCAGAGCAACCCAATCCTCCCACACATCACTAGCGGTGTCCTGCAGAGTCCCAAAACTTGGCTTTTCTCCTGGTAGAGACCCCCTGGAAGAGATCGCAGCCCGCCGCATGTTCACCAAGCTTGGACCCCCTCCGGCCCCACCTGTTGCCTCCTGCAGGCTCTGGAAAAGGAACAGCAGATCCACTCTCAGCTCCACTGTGTTGCCCCGTGACCACACACTGTACCTACAGGAGGCAAGAGATGACAGGGCACGTTAAACCAGAACCTGACACTCCCGGAGGCCCATCAGTCCCAACAATCGCTTTGTCTTTGGAGgctttaaaactaaaatgaggaatttatgtaaaacaggaaatgaggaaaagGATCACATTGAGAGCAGAGTGTTTACCTGGTAGGAAGGCCACGCTTTGCCATAGATGAAAGCACGGGATGGATATCCAGATTCTGTGGGTTGGAAACGTGGAGGTGAAGCTCGGCTCTCATAACTGCCAATGATAAAATATCCCTGCTGAGGAGGAACTCCACATCTGTGcctgaggagaagaaaaagaggctTTCATGAGTGTCAGAGTCACAGATCCATTTAAGAGGGAGCATTTTATGTCACAAAGCAGCACACACTCTCATGTTAGCTTCTAGTTTAATAAAATCCCAGGGATCAGAGTAGGATCTCCACCACAGAGATGGTGTTTTCACTTCTAATACCTTGTTAATCTGTCAGCAGGATGTCCCAACACTTCTTGGAGGGGACGTTAAGCCAGCTAAGACTCATTTGTATGTAGATAACTCTGTCCTTTATACAACcgcattaataataataaagcaatTATGTCCTCCATGCTGCTTTCTAAGCACTTCAGCTTTACAGCTCATGACATTCCCGACCTGCACAGTGTCACCCTTTCACCAATATATGTTTGCATAAGGCTGCTTTATTTCCGCTGCACATTCTTTCCTACCATCTGAATGTTTGCTGGATGTGCCAAGGGAAATTAAGGGAATTTGATGACAAATGTGAATACTTTTCATGCTTATTTTCTCTATTCCATGCACCTTTATGTTACAGAAATCTTGATTCCAAAGCTAATGAGCATGTTTCATGGTCAGGAAATATATCCAACCTTTATGGAAGTAATGACAATGATGTGTTTTGATGCAGAATCTTTTGTCACAGCCCTCTTGCTGGTTGACTGCCTATCTGCCTACAGTACTTGTGAAGACACCAGCTCCCGTGATTACAAAAACTACTTGTGCGTGTTGCATCGAGCTACATTTAGTGGAATTAAAACACCTAGAAAATAAACCTGATCTTCACCATTTATAGTTGAGCTCTGCAGCACACCACGGTGTCCTCTCTTTGTAAACCCCCATGTCTCCCAAGACCAACACAACAGTTCTCCAGTAGACAATAAGAAAAACTGTGTCTTACCTCCTCGCAACCGCCCTTGAATTCCTTTTACGCGTCTGCAGTTTACTCCTTCTTGACAGCAGTGGTAAACTCGTCGGACAAAGCTGAAAAGCGATTTTCCTGGGAAAACTAGGCCCTGGGAGGCTCCCGGGGAAAGGGGACGAACGCGGAGCTGCAGTAGCGTTGCATTATCCTCAGGAACTTGAGTGTTTTCCAACCAAGGCGCCACCAGCTCTGCGCACCGCTCCTGGTGCGTCTCAGCGACCCCGCGCCTCCACCGTCTCAACACGCCCGTGCGTAAAGTTGGTTCGGAAAAGCCATGTGGAGTTTTCGGCGACTGTGACAGAAAACCCAGCGTGTCTACTGCACGACCAAATACTCCAGTGTCACTTGTTATTCCCATGAGAAGAAATAGAACAATCCAAATGCAGTGCGAGGAGGCCATAGTGATATTTCTAAATCCTGTCCTTTGGATCTTCACTGATGGATAACAGTAATCTGTTGTGCCAACACTCTGTCTGCCTGCTATATACCCCACTGACAATGGGAGCATCACATCACTTAGAATTTGAATCCTGCCCCTCCTCACAGACCCTGCCCCTCTTTTTGTTCGAGCCCTTAACCACCCATTTGCCCCCCACTGCCTTCTTTTAACGCGCCTGCATAATGAGGCGCCCCGAAGAGCGCCGAACCCAACCATTCAAATTCAGCTACTTAGCTAATGACTCTAATGACTCCATATCTGGAACATCAACAGCGATCTTATTTACAACACATATAGTGCACACACATCGGGACAGAATGTGAATAATAAAAGTTCATGAGCAtgtgtttagcttttttttttttcttaaatagcCTTGCGCACGTCCTTCTTCGGGCCAGTTGTAACCATTTTGAAACAAGGCATCAAGCCTGAGGTGGAAACAATGGGCCCAGATCGCAGGGTCACATACAGGCCGCGGATGGCCCTAATATGGCCGTGTAGCCCCTGTGGTTTTAAACAAGCATTTACAAAAGTAGCTCACAAGACTCAGCACTGAGAGGATCATGAattcctttaattcccactaATAATTCACTACAGCTCTTCTCAGCAAACTTCAGAATaccgacttttttttttttaacaaatcatactttcaataaaaaacaactgtaaatgtattagccaaatagataaatatgacattttatgctATTAAagatttgaattaaaataaatagaatttttataaactattcaaaatgttgtaaattcaccaatgttttgcattgtgtgCAGCAAGTAAAGGCATGATTCTGTACAATGAGACTAAGTTAAATAGAATTAAGATGTAATGAGGCTTTAGTctgaatttcattttaaatgaataaatatgtgttagataaacagaaatagaatggggaaaaaatgacatcaaacaaGCTCAGAAATAACAAACTATGACTAAAACCTCAATGTAAACTAAACTTAGTCTACATAACTTTTACCAGACATCCTCTCTGTTCAActtttgataaaaataataatggaaaaaaagctaAGTTCTGCTATGAATGAGCGTGCCATAAGGTTTGATAGCACAGCATGAGATCATACAATCTACTGTGGGAACAAGTAAACCACAGAAGCGACTAAACAGAAAGCTTTAAATCATATTCTCAATATGTTTTTAGGTTACTCACAGGGCAGCTTTTCATATCTAAACAGAACAGAGCTTGAACACGATGCTGTCCCGTCAGAGCAGATTAACCCCATGCTTAAGTAGTCTGTGTCGGGCCTTGCTGGGCAACAAGAAAGCACTGTCCTGGTGGTTGGGAATGCCAGAGTTCCTCAGGGATCCCCCGTGCTGCTGGAAGTAAGTTTCCTGGGCCACGCTGCGGCTTCCATACACTGCAGCTCCAGCACTCCTGCGGTGAGaatgttgcatttacatttcaagCATGTAGGATGATGACATGcaacacaaaagcaaacagaGTGACATAATAAagagacataaaacaaaagaacttTCTTTTCCAATAAAGGGGAATTGCTGGGAGTGTGATCTATGCAAGTCGAGGAAGAACATTTAGGGAATGGTGGGATGTGGGATGTGATGATAGACAGTGAACTGAcagatcaaaaaaaaaaaactaccccCGACCTCTACTTGAGGAGCCATTAAAggcacagaagaaaaagaaaaaaaaactccctcaCCACGTCACTGCCGTACTGACCTGATAATAGCCTCCTGCAGAGTTTCAGTGTTACAGAAATGCGAGTGAAGAAGTGATGTGGCTCTCACAAAAGGACGCTCTGGGGCTCCCCCTGGTCGACCAGACAGGTTggctgcagagacacacaaataaCAAGAGACTCAGTACCACAGCGGCACATTAACCTGGGCATGCATGCCTGATGCACAAAGGAATGCTGATCACAGTCTTACTAATTAGCCGTTAGCTCATGCAAGGACAAATATAAActactaaccccccccccccccccccccccccccccccccccccccccccccccacccccaactcCTTCCTTCAGTCCCTAAGTAGAGATGGAGTGGGGGGCAGAAGATACTCACACCGGAGTGTCAACTTCAtaaagggccacactggaaaatgagtATCGCATTAAGGGCCAACATGTACAGTTTATGGACATGCTGTTATCTaatcaaaagtcaaatatttttgACTGTATTTTTCCATGTCTCATATAGCTTTCTTACTTACAGTTTGGTCAACATTAAGACCTAAAAAGTCAGGAATAAAAAGCCTTAGCCATCATAGAGTTTAGCAAATTAAGCGaaacaatgattacatttttttacagcaACAACCTGGTTCACAGCCCGAATATTAAAACTCTGCAAATTtgccaaattctgctttgagtGTCCCACAATTATAGTTTGAAAACAGTTCGCCGTCTTTTTGGTTTGGCGCACATCTAGACGGGCCAAAATTGATTGggaacctaaattgatatgcaGGGCCGGATCAAAACTTGCGTGGGGCCTGATTAGGCCTGCGGGGATTGAGTTTGAGACGTGTAAAAACTGGGAAAGTAccagaaatgcaaaaacaagaTGCAGAGAGTGTAAAGATACATGCAAAGACAAGTCAGAGAGTGTATGAGGATAGAAGATCAGTCATTGGAAGCCTCACTTGTCAGCGTGCTCTGAATGCAGTCAAAATGGGCAAAGATGTAGGGCCCTGGAGCATCCGGGGCCCCTGGACAGATGGTCCTCAGATGGGCCTCCAGTCCGTTAAGTGACGCCAGGCTGCTGTGATACTGGATACAAACCATAAAGGAAGCGGCATATGTTTGCATGTCAAAAGTTAATGAAGCGCACCCACGTAGATGGATTCTTAAGGTAGACATAGGAATGTATTACATCAGCTTTGTCCCaaagcttat includes:
- the si:ch211-170d8.2 gene encoding uncharacterized protein si:ch211-170d8.2 yields the protein MVGFGALRGASLCRRVKRRQWGANGWLRARTKRGAGSVRRGRIQILSDVMLPLSVGYIAGRQSVGTTDYCYPSVKIQRTGFRNITMASSHCIWIVLFLLMGITSDTGVFGRAVDTLGFLSQSPKTPHGFSEPTLRTGVLRRWRRGVAETHQERCAELVAPWLENTQVPEDNATLLQLRVRPLSPGASQGLVFPGKSLFSFVRRVYHCCQEGVNCRRVKGIQGRLRGGTDVEFLLSRDILSLAVMRAELHLHVSNPQNLDIHPVLSSMAKRGLPTRYSVWSRGNTVELRVDLLFLFQSLQEATGGAGGGPSLVNMRRAAISSRGSLPGEKPSFGTLQDTASDVWEDWVALELGLVLGCSQAGSGLSCGTGGVHLTHTPFMALYYR